CAACACCAGAGCCCTGAAGCTTAAGCACCAGTCTCTGGAGGAACGTCTGGGACTCTGCCTGCTGGAGCTCAGGCAACTCTGCATCAGGGAGGCGGTGAGTGTCTCCTCGATCCCGACACAATCAGACATTTTACGCTGTGACAGCAGTTGGGTTGACAACATTTTGGGTTGGCAGGAGCTGACGGGAAAGATGCCTTCAGACTATCCTCTGATGCCTGATGAGAACCCGCCACAGGTCAGGAGGAGGATCGGAGCTTCATTCAAGCTGGACGAAAGTGTGATCCTTCTGGATAAAGAGGTGCAAACAATCTTCACTGTTTAAGAGTAAATCAGTAAAAgcaatagattttatttttttccaaaaagtCTAAATTACAGAGGATTCCTTTACAGGATGCAGAGCTGCAAACACTGGAAACCGACTTGGCTGTGCATCAGCAGATCTATGAAGCGGCCCGCAAACTCTCCCTGGAGGAGCACCTCAgtaaaccacagaagaagagccgGCTGCAGCAGTtcaagagggaggagaagaaagtgaAACAACTGCAGGAGGCTTTGTTccagcacagaaacaaaagCAAGTGCAACTCACCGTGCATCACCGCGTCACGGAGCCAAATCAGTGGTGAGCGCTGCTGCCCCCTTCAGGCTAACCATTGTAATGTAGTAATGAAGTCCTCGGGTCCGAAAAAGAAGCTGAATGTTTCATATCTTTGTGCAGATCTGAACATGTCTGATGACAGTTCCCTGTCTGACGTGGTGGCTCTGGACGATGGTGAGTTCATTTACAGCAAATATCCACATTTGTTTTCAATACGAACAGTTTGATGGTCATATTTGAAAGCAAGTGACTGTTTTTGATTTCATAGATGTGGACTCATCCAGCCCCCTCTCTCCACCTGTGTTGGAAACTTCTTTCTCTGACCCCCTTCACTCATCTCCGCCATCACTGAAGAAGCTCGGTGTCAAGTCTGAGCGCTCCCCCATTCAGAACTCTCCATGGAAAGAGTCCAGTCTGGATAAACCCTACCAGAGGTCCTCTAAACCTCAGtccgcctccagcagcaggtcctggtaAGAACTGTAGCAAAAACTGAATAAATACTGTGTGAGGGAGACAATTACGGGGGGCATTTCAGACATTGTATATCTCACTGCATCGTTTCTTTGTTTACAGTAGTCCAGCGGGAACCCCGGCGCCTGTGGAGAGCTGCAGGATTCCTCTGTCTCAGTTCGTCAGGAACTCAGCGCTGCGCCACAATAACGCCATCAGTGCGCCCTCTACTCCAGAACTGCATATACGCCGACAGTACACCCAGTCCTTCAGGTATGCAGAAAAATTCCTATAGATTATTAAGCCAACACAAAGCGCAGAATTTAAAGTTTTACAACTCACGAAAAACAATGCAGGAACACTTGGCTCTCAATCTGGTGTTTAGGGGgaggaaaacagaataaatagaGGAATTGAGGCTCCACAAgcaaaaacagtcagaaaatgAGAGGTAGAAAGACACATGGGAAAGAAGTCAAACTCCCTTTGTTCCTATCaaagtaaaacaggaagtgccagaCTGACTACATCCCTGATTCAattttgatggttctgtgtcTCCACAGACTTCCCAAGAGCAAGTCATCTGCTGACCGGATCGCAGAGGGCAGTCGAGGGCGCGGCCGATTGCCCCAGCGATGCTGTGTGGCTAACTTCATGGTGCGCTCTCCAGAGTACTCCCCCCTGCGTCCTTCCCTGTCCAGCTCTGAGGACAGCAGCTCGGagcactcttcctcctcctacaTCAGCTCCCCAGGCAGGGACGGACCCACTGAGATACCAAAGCTGTGCCCGCCGCCGTACGGATTCCATCTTGGAGCACAGAAGAAGAGCCTGACCAGCTTCACAAGCACCAGGGCTACGATGGAGGACGGCCCCCTCTCCCCTCAAGGCCCGGAGGTGGAAACACCCTGCCTGTCGCCCCCTCCTGTGGCAAACGCACCTCCGCAATGGCGAGAAAGGGCTCTGTCCCCAAACAGAATCCTGAAGCCCCCTCCACCTTACACCAGACTGGTGCGAACGCCCTCGCTGAAGGAGTACCCCAACCACGCCATCAGGCTGTTGCCGCGGGAGCTCGTGTCAGAGGAACTAAAGTCCTGGCATCAGAGAATCCAGCTGCAGAAGGTACAACCCGGCTGCTTGGATCAGCAGGGCCCCGTGAGCGTTACTTCCCCTCATCTGCCATCATTTCAACAGGTCGGTGCCGAGAGCCACCAGATGTAAATGCTGTATATTCATAAACCAGCCCATAATTTCACGCCTGTTTTCACAGGGTTCAGGCAACATGGTTCTGCAGCGAGACCCCGACGGGACTCCGGTCCAGTGGTTCGTGGCAGAGGATGCGGAAATAGTGAGCCAGGTGTAACCGAGACCTCGACTGCTCTGCAGCGTGTGGAGCAGGATGTGTGTTGTCCCGCTTTATTTATCTCTGTATTTATTACGACTGTGGACTATGAGATTATCTGTTGAGGACGTGGACCTAACGCAAAGCCGACGAGCACGTTTGTCTTTCAATTAAAACTTAATCTAACATTccagtttatttatttgaaattttTAGTCTATAAAGGTTTATTTGCACATTAAATCCAGAAGTTTTTAATTAAGTTTGCCCATTCCTAATATAATtttcaatattattattatatatttatgttCCTGAGCAGCACCATTCACATGATGTAAGCATGAATCTACgcttttttggaaaatgcaGAACTTTTTAACTAGTTAAAGGATTTTTCATCTGATGTGAGCTAAACTGATATTTTGTGTATGCTGTTAATTAATCACTGGTGCCTTTAACGGTGGTTTGATGATTGTGGAGTTATTCTCTAAGGTGCTTTGTTACTAACCAAGTGTTGGGTCATTTTTTGCATATTTCTAATAAAAAGAAATTACGACCTAAAGGCTAAAGCTGTGGGTTTGTCATCTGTCGTCGGGCGTCTCCAAAGACAAACAGGCATATTTTGTTCAAATATTTATTCCCAGCCCAGAACTTTTGGGACCTGGCTGCACATGGACGCTGGTACTGAGAGGAGCAGTCTGGCGTCAtcagagctccagcaggaagaAGGTCAATGTTATGACGCAGAAAAGCACCAACATGTAGATGAAGAGGAGCATCCACCGGCAGCAGTCCAGCCAGAGGGCCAGAGGTCGCCTGCACACTGATCCAGACCTGAGGGCAGCGGTCCGTCAGACATCAGGCCAACGCAGCGTCACCAAAGCTTTAAATACTGGCGCTGACTTACTTGCCCACAGAAAGCCTGTGGTAAACGTCCTTACTCCGTTTAtctttgtctgcttttttcCTGGCGAGCGAGGACGTGATCCTGTGCCTCTGTCGCACAGCAGGCGGAGGTGAACTGAAACAGGGACACAAATGTACAGCTCGGTTTTAGCCCGCTGGGATGGAGCATTGCTAAAAACAACggaaaagcagcaaaacaaCATGGAGTTTAGCGACCGTGGAGTCTGCTGCAGACTGTAAGATGCCTTTTTGTACTTTTTCCTCTGCATCTTCCTGCTGGAAGGATGTTTCGGGAGGTGATCTGGGTCGGGGATGGAAGACTgcgctggaggaggtggagctgatgGGGGGTCATCTGGATTCGCTGGTCTgtaaagagggaaaaaatagGTAAACAAAGACTGGGTGGAAACACTGAGGTAGACCAGACCAGGATCCTCATGAGGACACCTGTCATCCACCAAGCAGTTGTCCTCTTTGGTCAAAACAGAACAGCTGGACTCGGAGCTGGGGGACCCAGAGCGGCCCGGCTTCTTGGTGCTTTGCGTCACTCGTTTTTTCAGTTGTCGCTTTATCACCTGCACAGACCAAGAAGCACTTTGTTTCTCCTACATTTGTTTCCAGCAACATTGACGACAACTACAGAAGCCAGAATTACCTGAGATTCCCTGGAAATTAATGACATGCTGACCCTCCGACGGCTGCTATTCTGGGTCAAATACATGAAAGACGTACAAAAATACAGATTTGAAAGTTCTGAAAGGGTCATGGTGACTAATGAGGCACACACAAATACCTGCTGGAAGCTCCTCATTCGGCTGTCACTGTCCTCTGGATCTGGAATCATTGGAAAATTTCTGATCAGTCACACGTTGAAGATCATGTGAGGTATGAAGCAGCCCTGGGGAAGCTATCAGACCTGAACATGCTCTGGGAGACaagatgctctgctgctggatcaGCTTCTTGGCTTCCTCCAGATCTGATACGTTTTTATCGTGTTGTCTCCTCAGATTCTCCACGTGAGCCAACATCAGCTCCACCGCCCGACTCACTCGCGCCTCCTGAAGAAGACAGCACTGAGAATCACTTTaggatttcttcattttttagTCTACACTGCATCTGCTTTCAAACCGCTAGGCCTTCCTGGTGCACACACAATACGGCTGCACAGTCTAGAGCACTGACTTCCAAATCTGCAGGTTGTAGATGTTCGGTTATTCACATCACGCATCCACCACCTCCTGCTGTATCTGACCATTCAAGCATAAAAGCATGATGTTATATTTGAAACCATGGatctattttttctttgtttctatgAGTTTCTGCAATGAACTGCAGACTTGTGCAGGTTAGACCCCACCGCTCGTCTAAAGGCAGCTGGGAATGACTCTAGCTAACAATAAAACCATCAACCATTCTTCTAGCTAGCTGTTTACCACAGAACCAGGCTAACTCAAAGCTACCTGGTGCACGGCTCCGAGCACCTCAGCCGTGTTGGAGATTCGCTCCACGGTGCCGGCGAGGATGTCCAGGGAGAGTTCCAGCCTCTGCAGGATTCTGCTGCGCTGACTGTCGATGCACAGGCCCTTCAGTGtctgaaaaaacacacacacacacacacacacaaacacagagtgtTCCCAGACTTCTCATTGAGGAACATCTTCAGgtgatgctaatgctgctgcacctccagcgtctccctgcctctgctcagCTCCAGCTGGATGTTCTCCTCAGCCAGGTTCCGGGCGTGTTCCTCCGCCTGAAGCCTCTGCTTCAGGGTGTACTGGTCACAGTGGAAGGCCATGGCGATCTGAGCGAAGGCCATCTGCCGGCCAAACACTTAATATTTCACTCATCATATGATCAGATTTGGTTGCTATGGGAACCATAATAAATAGAACTTTTTTGTGCCCCTGGGGTTTAAAAGTGGGATGAACTCACCTCTAAATCCTTCTCAGACATCTCCAcactgtcaacaacaacaaaatccaGCTCCTACATTAATATCAGATTAAatgctgcacctgctgctgctacattGTACAGCCTCACCTGTTGAGGCCCACGCGCTCTATGATGGACAGCTCGTTCCACTTCGGGACAGGCGGAGACTCGTCCTGACTGGTCTCTGTTGGTAATGTTTAAAGGAGTCACGGCGTGGCTCTCTGGGGGGCTCGTCAACATGTTGACGCGTCTCTTACCTCCGTCACTGTCTTCACTGAGGTCGACTGCCGGACAGGAGCTGTCTGTCTTCGCTTCAGGCTGAAACAAGTTTAGAAAAGACTAAAATGGTCCAAATCTGACTGTAAACAACAGTAACGGGGAGCGTCTGAACTCACTCACCTGAGCATCCATCCTTTCATCAAAAGAAACAATCTGATCAGATTATTTTAATCCTCCTCatgtgaattatttaaaaaactGGTGTAGTTTCTTTCCGTCTTCAGAGCAGTTcagtctgtctccttctgcctTTCAAGGACTGAGGATTTATAATCCTATTAACAGATCCAGTCAGACCTGAGCAGGACAACGGCTGCCCCAGGAGGATCATGGGTAGTGATGTCGCTATGGCTTCGCCTTCAGCCAATAACTAATCAAACATGCATCACTGATGCCCATACTGTATGTGCAATACAcaaggtgacctctgaccccctttTAGGTTGAGAGAAATCCAATTGGGGGTTTCTACGGAAATATTGTGAAATGATGCTAAAGTTGTTGGTGTGCAATTGTTAGAAAGTCAAACTTCTCCATCACTGAATGCATCAGTTCATCCTAATACATGAACAAGAAGCACTAAAGTGAATGGATGAATGCATTTAATCACAAGTCATGTGCctaaatgtcttgttttggaAATGGCATTGTTGAAATTAGGCAGCCATACTGTTAAAATTTATCTGAAACTTAAAACCAACCTCACTTGTTGAATATCAAATTGATTAAAAAGCATTATCTGTATTAAGGCACAAAGCAGCATTACATTTTAAAAGGCCACAGGATCAATTTGCAAGGTAACAGCGAATATTCAGAGCCTTCACTCGGCACTATTATATACGTTATGATCATGTTATTGAACTTGTGTAGTTAGAGCATTTGTTAACATGTTAAGACGACTTCAAGTTTCAGTCAAGAAGACACCAAGACAGTCAACTTTGGAGAAAGTCCATGTTTTTATTAGAAACTCTAATAGAGACGTTGGGGTTTGCCCATGGTGCTCTTGATGTAGAGCGCGCGTACGTTCTGCCAGTTCTTCTTCAGCAAAGACACCAGGAAGTTGACAGCCAGGTGGATGTTGTACACCAgctcatcttctgtcatcttcaCGTGTCCAACAGCCACAGCCAGACAGAGCACCTACGACAGGAAAAACATGGTCACGTCAAATGTGAGACAAACTAAAAAGCCACTATTATTCACCATATATACCCATCACCGTACCTTCTTCATCTGGAATTTGATAGTAGACTTGACCTCATCCACCTTGGTCATCATGTTCTCGTTGTGGGTGAGCAGGGAGGGGAACTTGCCAGCCTTGTTCAGCCCAGGGCCCAGGATACGAGGGATCTGCTTGATCAGAGACTCAGAGGCCAGGAAGGCATCATACT
This genomic window from Takifugu rubripes chromosome 3, fTakRub1.2, whole genome shotgun sequence contains:
- the LOC115249276 gene encoding lymphoid-restricted membrane protein, translating into MDAQPEAKTDSSCPAVDLSEDSDGETSQDESPPVPKWNELSIIERVGLNSVEMSEKDLEMAFAQIAMAFHCDQYTLKQRLQAEEHARNLAEENIQLELSRGRETLETLKGLCIDSQRSRILQRLELSLDILAGTVERISNTAEVLGAVHQEARVSRAVELMLAHVENLRRQHDKNVSDLEEAKKLIQQQSILSPRACSDPEDSDSRMRSFQQNSSRRRVSMSLISRESQVIKRQLKKRVTQSTKKPGRSGSPSSESSCSVLTKEDNCLVDDRPANPDDPPSAPPPPAQSSIPDPDHLPKHPSSRKMQRKNSPPPAVRQRHRITSSLARKKADKDKRSKDVYHRLSVGKSGSVCRRPLALWLDCCRWMLLFIYMLVLFCVITLTFFLLEL
- the inavaa gene encoding innate immunity activator protein, with protein sequence MTTIESKEEISDTDSGIVLHSGPDSPTSSLKDLTTNTRALKLKHQSLEERLGLCLLELRQLCIREAELTGKMPSDYPLMPDENPPQVRRRIGASFKLDESVILLDKEDAELQTLETDLAVHQQIYEAARKLSLEEHLSKPQKKSRLQQFKREEKKVKQLQEALFQHRNKSKCNSPCITASRSQISDLNMSDDSSLSDVVALDDDVDSSSPLSPPVLETSFSDPLHSSPPSLKKLGVKSERSPIQNSPWKESSLDKPYQRSSKPQSASSSRSCSPAGTPAPVESCRIPLSQFVRNSALRHNNAISAPSTPELHIRRQYTQSFRLPKSKSSADRIAEGSRGRGRLPQRCCVANFMVRSPEYSPLRPSLSSSEDSSSEHSSSSYISSPGRDGPTEIPKLCPPPYGFHLGAQKKSLTSFTSTRATMEDGPLSPQGPEVETPCLSPPPVANAPPQWRERALSPNRILKPPPPYTRLVRTPSLKEYPNHAIRLLPRELVSEELKSWHQRIQLQKVQPGCLDQQGPVSVTSPHLPSFQQGSGNMVLQRDPDGTPVQWFVAEDAEIVSQV
- the rpl10a gene encoding large ribosomal subunit protein uL1, producing the protein MSKVSRDTLYEAVKEVLQGTLAKPRKFVESVELQISLKNYDPQKDKRFSGTVRLKTLPRPKFSVCVLGDQQHCDEAKAADLPHMDIEALKKLNKNKKMVKKLAKKYDAFLASESLIKQIPRILGPGLNKAGKFPSLLTHNENMMTKVDEVKSTIKFQMKKVLCLAVAVGHVKMTEDELVYNIHLAVNFLVSLLKKNWQNVRALYIKSTMGKPQRLY